TCGCCATGATCCGCAAGGCCacggccgtctcggcggcggcgcaccggcgcgtcgccgagaagctgctgAGGCTGGAGAACGAGAGCGAGATCGAGGCCCTCTTCCAGGCCCGGTGCACCACCTCGGGCGCGAGGGAGCAGGCCtacgccatcatcgccggcagcggccgGAACGCGAGCACGCTGCACTAcgacgccaacgacgagCCGCTCCAGGGCAGggagctcgtcgtcttcgacgccGGCTGCGAGTGGCACTGCTACGCGAGCGACATCACCCGCACGCTGCCCATCTCGGGCGCCTTCTCGCCCGAGGCCAGGGCCGTCTACGACATCGTCGCCAGGATGCAGGACGAGTGCATCGCCTCCATCCGCCCGGGCACCCTGTTCTTCGACCTGCACGTCCACGCGAGCAGGGTCGCCCAGCAAGGGCTGCTGGCGCTCGGCGTCCTCAAGGGCGACCCGGCCGAGGTCTGGgacgccggcaccgtcgccgccttcttcccgCACGGCCTGGGCCACCACGTCGGGCTCGAGGTCCACGACGTCTCGGGGCGCgagaggctgctgctgctgaacaacgtggcggccggcggccagggGGGCCGCGTCGGGAAGAGGGAGGTCGTCACGCCCGAGATGCTGGCCGCCATggacaacgccgccgccgccccgccGTACAGGGGCCGGCAGTATCTGCGCAAGAACATGATTGTGACGGTCGAGCCCGGCATGTGAGTAGTTTCCCCCAGTTTCTGGTGTTCTGTTTTCGACCTCGCggccggggggggagggggagtcGCGTTTCTGGACCGACGGCTAACGCTTCGTGACACCCGGCAGCTACTTTTGCAGAGAGTATATCGAGGGCTACTTCCTCAGCAACCCCCGACACGCCCGCTTCATCAACAAGACGGTGCTGGAGCGGTACTaccgcgtcggcggcgtgcgcatcgaggacgacatcCTGGTGACGGACGACGGGTACGAGAACCTCTCGACGGGCGCGCCCAAgggcgaggagctgctgaGGGTCATCAACGGGAAGGCGTAGCGGCCCGCGAGGGGCTGAGTAGTGTCTTGTTCTTGGGGTTGTCTTTGTGTGAAGCATGCATGCTGATTtcggtgttgttgttgttgttgttgtcgttaTTTGTCCCAAACCTGCATAGTGTGTTTCGTTTCTTTGGTGTGTATTTCGACGACGTTGAGATGGTTAGCCTATGGGTTTTGTCGGTCTGCCTGCCCCTGGACAGTCGTTGACGTACATGGCCGACGTGTCTTTCATTCCTGTGCCCAGATGTGATGGAGGCTCCTGTCTACTCTGAACTGCCCAGATACCGTGTGGGCATCCAGCCGTTGATCGAGCCGCAGTTCGTTCGACGCGGAAGAGTCGGACCCCCGTGTCGGAGAGCCGTGCCGGGCGGGCAATGAAGGCATCCACGCCGCGCTCTTGGGTATTGTCTGCTCGCGCCcgctcctcgaggccgcgccCGGCGTGACGCTGCCGTGTGCAAGAGAGAGGTATGGGCGTACGGAGGGTCACTCGTTTGTGGGGtgagccgccgccgtcttcgttcTCGtcagccccctcccccccctccccaaaatCTCTCGATCGGCGCGTGAACGGTTAGCCAACGGATCTCTTTGCCCGGCCAGAACATCACGTTGGCGGGGGGGTCTCTACGTGGCCGGGGCGGGAAAAAAGCGAGAACACACGATGCCCGAACCAGTCGTGAACCGTCCAACTCACCTTCGAGCGTGACGCCGTCTCGTGCCGCCAACGAACGCGGCGaaatacacacacacacatgtcACCGTCGCCGAACCGCCAGAACGCACGCCCGAGACATCGGGTTGAAACTTTGTAAACATTTTTTCGCTTGAATCATTTACTTTGACGTCCGCCGCCCATGCCATCTCAGCGCTAACCGCCACTCCTGCGCGtgttcttctttttttcgTCATATGTCACCGCCACCTTGCGCCTTTCAAATCGTACAAGAGCCACGACAACcacacccctcctccccctttttTCATGCGGCCGGATCACTACTCCTCGGGACCGGGGAGCACAGCATCCACGGCTTACGCAAGGCAGCCTCCCCACGCGCCGCCTTGCTCGGCGAATGTCCTTTTGTtggtttgtttgtttgttggCGACCATCTTCACCCTCTACCGGCGGGGTCCTCTACAGGTACTTCTTGGGCATCGAGTTCTTTCTCCTCTTGTACAGCATATacccgacgacgaggacgacctggGACCCGATGATGACGCCGATGAGCTTGCCGTGGCCGggggcggccttgacgatgTGGGACGACAGCGTGGCGTGGTGGTCGCTCATGTAGCCCTTGAGGGAGTGCTCCGTGTTCTTCATCTGCAGGTTGAGGTCGGTGCGCATGGCGCGGATCTCGcgctcgaggccgttgatgcggccctcgaggtcgttgatcttctcgagcttgcgCAGCTCCTGGCGCAGCGAGTCGAGGATCTGCGACGTCTCGGCGTGGCGGTgctcggcctgctggccGTACTGGTTGACGGAGCGGAAGATGGTGCCGATCTGGTGGTTGACCGACTGCAGGCGGTTGTGCAGGTCGGCAAACTGCGCCTTGGACGACgtgatggcgtcggcgctgGAGTCGGGGATGGCGTTCAGGTCGATCGGCTCGGCGTTGCCGCTGCGCGGGTTGTTGGTGTTCGGCTGGCCCTGGGTAGACTTTTGCTCGTgggcctgctgctgttgctgttgctgttgctgctgctgctgctgctggctttGCTGACCACCGTTGTCGCTGGCGTGCAGGCTGTCGGACATGACAACCATCTTGAAGATCTCAAACGAGTCCGGGTTGTCGGCGCTCGCGGCGGTGATGCCAAAGGTGTAGCCCGGCGGGATCTTGACCTTGTCGGTCTCGAAGCACAGGCGGCCGTCGATCTCGACCTTGAAGACGCGGTCGGTCTGGCGCAGCTTGATCTGGCTggggcggccgaggttgcGGTAGTGGTACTGGCAGTGGCCGAAGGCGAGGGGGCTGATGTCGCTCTGGGCCTTGTAGTCGGTCGAGCGGTCGTTCAGGAAGCCGCGCACCatgccgccggtgccgccgtggccgtcgatgacgaggacgagaccGTCGAAGCGCGGCGCCGTGTAGGCGGAGCTCatgccgacgtcggcggcgccaccgTTGGTGAGCCAGATGTTGAGGTTTCCGCCGGCGCGCTCGGGGCCGTTGGCGCGGAAgtcgatgtcggcgatgaAGGTGCTGTGCGTCACCTTCTGGGTGCTCCAGATGGAGCCGCGCTGGTTCCCGGGCGCGACGGGCGTGAGGATGATCTTGTTGGAAAGGATCTCGGGCTGATTCGGCTGGCCCTGGAGCACGAAGTTGGGCACGTGGCCGTCATTGTTGGGCGAtatgctgctgctggtcaGCCCGGGGAGCTTCCCCCAGTGTCGTAGGTCGGGCGGGCGCGCCGAAGCCGGACGGACGGCTTGCTTACCTGCCAGTGTAGCCGAAGCTAAGCTCGTTGATGAGGTACTGAGCTTGTGTCAAGCTCGCGCCGAGCAGGAAGGCGAGCGTCGAGCTCAGGGGAGCTTGCGACACACGCATTGTGGCTGGATGTGTGGTGGTGCGGGAGCTGcctttttggggggggggggggggggaagagagagggagggagagggagagatggGAATCAGGTGCGATCAACGAAGCCGGCCGTAAATGCCCACAGGGTCGATGAATTGGCCGTAATAATATATGTCACAAGGCAAGGTCCTGCAATGCGGGCAAGAATGGAAACAGAAGGAAAAGGCGCAGACGGCGTCGGGATCCAAAAATGCGTGGCACGAGATGGTTGGAAACCCGCCAAGTCGACAGTCTCCAAGCAGGGGTCGATGGAGCGTGTGTGTCTGTGGGTTGAGGACAGGTTGGCACTAacacaaaaaaaaagggtgTCAAGACTTGGACTGCAGCTAGCTCAGCCAGATCCTTTGCTCTTCACTCTGTTTGCTTCGCCGACGAATGCCCGTTCTGGAAGCCGTCTGTTCTCGCGGCGTTGACTCCCGAAAGCGGACCAGGTGCAATTTTGACAGAAAATGAGCAGCGGTTCAGGTGTTTCTCAGGAGGCTCGTGGGGGGGTCCTCGCGATGATGGGTTCCCGAATATGAGCGAAGCTTTGAATCCCGCCTCGCTGTCTTGAAACGGGGCCCAGAGCCGTTTGCTGGAGACCTTTACGAAATAAAAGGGACCCCGGTCCACCATCAACAGCCTGGAGGCGGCATGGTCCGAGCTGCAATGGAATGGGAAGGGGGAATCTGGAGACTCACCGCCGTGCATCCATCCCATCGGAGTGCATCATCCAAGTGGCGGCGGAAGGGAAgctcttttttttttaagcTTCCACTGTGGCTGCTGGCATCGTGGCTTTTGCATCGGGGAGCGCCACACAGGCGATAGCTGCGGTCGGCATCGGCGCTGGTTTCACCGCGATTCTTGCAcggacccccccccccccgcaaCGTCACCCCTGAGTCTTGtccaagaaaaaaaaaaaaccaaccCCAAGCTGCAGAAGCTCTGAACGGACCCCCCCCTGACGGACGTTGAAGGTGGCCTGTAGTTTTCACGAAGCTCTCACGGCACGCACCGCCCACTCCAATGCGGACGTCCCCCTAAAACACCTCGAACGCGCCACAAATGGCCGAACCGTACCCGACCCTCACCCAGTGCgcgctcgtcgccggcgctcTCAAggtcctcctcttcccggCCTAGTACGTGGACCGCCCGACACCTCCGGCCCCCGGGACCGCCGCAACTGACGCGTCGAGCAGCAAGTCCACCGACTTCGAAGTCCACCGCAACTGGCTCGCCATCACGAACACCCTGCCCGTTTCCGAGTGGTACTACGAGAAGACGTCGGAATGGACCCTTGACTacccccccttcttcgcctACTTCGAATGGGTCATGTCCCAGGTCGCGAAGCTGGTCGACCCGGCCATGCTCCGCGTCTACAATCTGGAGTACGACAGCTGGCAGACGGTCTACTTTCAGCGATGGaccgtcgtcatctccgAGCTGGTCCTCGTCTATGCCCTCCAGAGGTGGGTTGTCGCGCGTTTGCCCGCATCACGCCGTTCAGGATTCCCCCCCAGCtgacgccgtcaaggttCGTCgactccgccgccggcgccacgAGGCGagccgcccaggccgccgccatctccatccTCCTGTCGCCCGGCCTCCTCATCATTGACCACATCCACTTTCAGTACAACGGCGCCATGTACGGCGTCCTCATCCTgtccctggccctcgcccgGGCCAAGTCGGGCCTGCTGGCCAGCGGCTTGTTGTTCGCCGCGCTGCTGTGCATGAAGCACATCTACCTGTACCTGGCGCCGGCCTACTTCGTCTTCCTGCTCCGCGCCTACTGCCTGTCGCCCAAGTCCATCCTGCGCATCCAGTTCCTCAACTGCGTCAAGCTGGGTGGCGGCATTGCGGCCATCTTTGGCGCCGCGTTCGGCCCCTTTGTTGCCATGGACCAGATCCCCCAGCTGGCCAGCCGCCTGTTCCCGTTCTCGCGAGGCCTCTGCCACGCCTACTGGGCCCCCAACGCCTGGGCGCTGTACTCCTTCGCGgaccgcctcctcatctACGGTACGTCTCCTCgaatccccccctcccgcgtcctcgaccgGATCCAAACTGACCAACGCCAGTTGCGCCGCGCTTCAACCTGCCggtcaaggccgaggcgatCAACAGCGTGACCAGGGGCCTCGTGGGAGACACGGCGTTTGCCGTCCTCCCCGAGATCAGCCCGCGCACCTGCTTCGCCCTGaccctcttcttccaggCCCTGCCCCTGGTCAAGCTGTTCCTCCAGGCGCCGCCCACCTGGGACGCCTTCATCGGGGCCGTCACGCTGTGCGGCTACGCGTCGTTCCTCTTTGGCTGGCACGTCcacgagaaggccgtcctGCTGGTCATCATCCCGTTCAGCCTCATCGCGCTCAAGGACCGGCGCTACCTGAGCGCCTTCCGGCCCCTGGCCGTGGCCGGGCAcgtctccctcttcccgCTGCTGTTCACGCCGGCCGAGTTCCCCATCAAGACGGTGTACACCATCTTCTGGCTGATCCtgttcctcgtcgtcttcgaccgcctggcgccggcctcgcggaaGGCGAGGTTCTTTCTGCTCGACCGCTTCAGCACGTTCTACATCGCAATCAGCATCCCGCTGATCCTGTACTGCTCGGTCCTGCACCAGATCGTCTTTGGGAAGCGGTACGAGTTTCTGCCGCTCATGTTCACCAGCTCCTACTGCGCcgtgggcgtcgtcggcagctGGATCGGGTTCCTGGTCGTGTACTTTACATCgtgaaagggggggaaatggtttggagggggggggggggtcgcTCGGGCGACATCTGCTGTAGTTGCTGTAGTTGATCGACTCCGGAGAATACAGAGACCAAGACCACGCTGTAGCCGAAACTTTTGCGTGCCAGTGATTGACGACCCAGCAGTTGGCGGGAAGTCTAAAAGAGACGCTCGGTCcccgggggggggtgccCTGACGGTGCCAGCCAATCAAAAGCCGTCACTCACGTGTCCGGAGGCTGACAGCAGCGCCCACTCCACCGCAAGTACCAGAGCAGAAACATCAATTTGGAGCTAACGGCAGAGCAGGGGGGGGCCGGGGGTCGTGGGCCACTTGGACACAACCCATTGTCTGCCGCAAGCAAACGAAGGAACAAAACAGACACATGTAATGCACAGTTTGGGCCATGCACCGTCGTGATTGACCAGAACAGAGGCCGTAGAAGGCGCGTGGGAGGAAATGACTTACACGGAGCCCGGCGGGCCGGagcggccgcggccggcgaccCGGGGGTTGATATCACGACatgcccgccgccgtggctGTCGGAGACTGCTCAGACACGCCGGAACGAGACGGGGATG
The genomic region above belongs to Colletotrichum higginsianum IMI 349063 chromosome 2, whole genome shotgun sequence and contains:
- a CDS encoding putative Xaa-Pro aminopeptidase is translated as METVIDHHVVEVDEFDALSIEVKTAADPVESVVSVAPIPTKFPAKLHARKVAAELNAGDGLVFLPGEPSRSYEDSDMGPAFRQRRYFYYLSGANFADCAVTYELASDRLILWIPYVEPRQVLWFGSTPGISECLKQLDVDDVRYTTQLDKFLYRHLAPGSTLYVLHADQAPLHGDFFRSAADVRIDVASLQPAMDQARVVKTDYEVAMIRKATAVSAAAHRRVAEKLLRLENESEIEALFQARCTTSGAREQAYAIIAGSGRNASTLHYDANDEPLQGRELVVFDAGCEWHCYASDITRTLPISGAFSPEARAVYDIVARMQDECIASIRPGTLFFDLHVHASRVAQQGLLALGVLKGDPAEVWDAGTVAAFFPHGLGHHVGLEVHDVSGRERLLLLNNVAAGGQGGRVGKREVVTPEMLAAMDNAAAAPPYRGRQYLRKNMIVTVEPGIYFCREYIEGYFLSNPRHARFINKTVLERYYRVGGVRIEDDILVTDDGYENLSTGAPKGEELLRVINGKA
- a CDS encoding Legume-like lectin family protein translates to MRVSQAPLSSTLAFLLGASLTQAQYLINELSFGYTGSISPNNDGHVPNFVLQGQPNQPEILSNKIILTPVAPGNQRGSIWSTQKVTHSTFIADIDFRANGPERAGGNLNIWLTNGGAADVGMSSAYTAPRFDGLVLVIDGHGGTGGMVRGFLNDRSTDYKAQSDISPLAFGHCQYHYRNLGRPSQIKLRQTDRVFKVEIDGRLCFETDKVKIPPGYTFGITAASADNPDSFEIFKMVVMSDSLHASDNGGQQSQQQQQQQQQQQQQQAHEQKSTQGQPNTNNPRSGNAEPIDLNAIPDSSADAITSSKAQFADLHNRLQSVNHQIGTIFRSVNQYGQQAEHRHAETSQILDSLRQELRKLEKINDLEGRINGLEREIRAMRTDLNLQMKNTEHSLKGYMSDHHATLSSHIVKAAPGHGKLIGVIIGSQVVLVVGYMLYKRRKNSMPKKYL
- a CDS encoding Dolichyl pyrophosphate Glc1Man9GlcNAc2 alpha-1,3-glucosyltransferase — translated: MAEPYPTLTQCALVAGALKVLLFPAYKSTDFEVHRNWLAITNTLPVSEWYYEKTSEWTLDYPPFFAYFEWVMSQVAKLVDPAMLRVYNLEYDSWQTVYFQRWTVVISELVLVYALQRFVDSAAGATRRAAQAAAISILLSPGLLIIDHIHFQYNGAMYGVLILSLALARAKSGLLASGLLFAALLCMKHIYLYLAPAYFVFLLRAYCLSPKSILRIQFLNCVKLGGGIAAIFGAAFGPFVAMDQIPQLASRLFPFSRGLCHAYWAPNAWALYSFADRLLIYVAPRFNLPVKAEAINSVTRGLVGDTAFAVLPEISPRTCFALTLFFQALPLVKLFLQAPPTWDAFIGAVTLCGYASFLFGWHVHEKAVLLVIIPFSLIALKDRRYLSAFRPLAVAGHVSLFPLLFTPAEFPIKTVYTIFWLILFLVVFDRLAPASRKARFFLLDRFSTFYIAISIPLILYCSVLHQIVFGKRYEFLPLMFTSSYCAVGVVGSWIGFLVVYFTS